A region of the Roseofilum capinflatum BLCC-M114 genome:
CCCGTCGCTTTCTGGATACTCAATTTGGGGATGAACTGAAACCATGATAGAAGAAGGGGGGCTAATGTGCAAAGCGTTATCCTATTGTATTACCCTAACCCAGAAACCGGCTGTCGTCCTCCCTTAATTGTTCCATCCTTTAGTTTCTTTTTCCGTTAACAAGCGCTCTAGTTTAATATATTCACTCTTCGTCGCTTCGTACAGGTGTTTCATGCTCACGGGTTCGCCGGCATCGGCGGCTAAAAATGCGGCGTTGAGGGCAATATTACGGATGTTTCCTCCAGCCACGTTTAGGTTAGACAGTTTGCGGGAATCTAAACCCTCTGTAGGAGTTTTAGTGGGGAAAATTCGCTTCCAAATGGCTTCGCGGCTATCCCGATCTGGGAAAGGAAATTGAACAATAAAACGGATGCGGCGCAGAAAGGCTTGATCGATCGCCCCTTTTAGGTTGGTCGTCAGTACGCATAATCCCTGGTAGGCTTCGATGCTTTGCAGTAAATAACTTACTTCCATGTTGGCGTAGCGATCGCGGCTATCCTGCACTTCGGAGCGCTTACCAAAGAGAGCATCGGCTTCATCAAAGAGCAGAATTGCGCCCCCGGTTTCGGCAGCTTGAAAGACTTGTTTTAAGTTTTTCTCAGTCTCGCCAATATATTTACTGACTACAGAACTTAGATCGATGCGATATAAATCTAACTTCAATTCGCGGGCGATAATTCCCGCCGCCAAGGTCTTTCCCGTGCCACTTTGTCCGGAGAAGAGGGCGCTAATGCCCAAACCACGGCGCTCATTCCCGGCAAAGCCCCAATCTTCATAGACGCGCACCCTCTGTCGTAAATGAGCCACCATTTGATACAAAGTTTGTTTATGTTGCCGGGGTAAAATTAAATCATCCCAAGTTGCCTTAGTTTCAATACGAACAGCGAGATCTTCTAAGCGGGGGCGAGCTTGTAGGCGGCAAAACTGCCAGAGGCGATCGCCGATAGAATCCCCTTCTTTAGGTTCGATTTCTAACGTCGAACAAGCCGCCTTAATCGTGGTTGAGGGTAAATTAAACTGGGAAGTAATCACCTCTAAATGGCCGTTCAATTCCTCCGTCGCTTCTCCTAAATGGGTTTGCCACAGATTCAATTGTTCATAATAGGAAAGCTTCGGCACATCAAACGTCAGCAGAGGAAGATGAGCAGAAGAAAACCGGATCGAAGTCGAGATCATCACCGGCGTTTTTAAGTCTCGGATAAAATCGGTTAAAATTGCCTGCTGTACCAGTTCTGTGCCTTGAGTTGGCTCATATTCCAACAGCAGCAAAGTAGGAGACAATAGCATCACCCGTCGCCAGCGAAATACCAGATGTTTTAACTCCTTCGGATCGCTGGGTAAATGGCGACTGGATAGCACTTGTACCGGCATTTGAAAATACTCGCCAATGTGTTGGCAGATTGCCCGTTTATCCTCTACATTCCATCCGCACAGTTGCACGGGATGAGAGGTTAATAAAGCGGAAATTCCTAACTCGACAATTTTTTCATGAGAGGCGGATAAAGAGGGCGTTGGAGGTGTAAGAGGTTCGAGCAATGGGGCTAAGTCTTGATCTTGATAAACCTGACCCAATAAATAATGTAAAATACTCTCATCAATCTCCAGTTTCGTATGGGTCAGATCTTCATTTTCGGCTAAATTCAGCAAGTTCCATAATCGTAGCGGTCTTTGGGGATGAAGAGCTTCCCAATGGAAATCGGGAAAAAGGGCGATCGCCAACTGAAACGTAGGATAAGTTAAATTAGCATCTCCCTGAGCATGGCCGCAAAGGGCTGGAACCTGGGGATGGAGCGTCCGAGCCACGCAGAGCAACAGCACCTTGCGCTCGAAGGGAGAGAGGTGGAAGACTTGGCTTAACTGCTCGAAAGCGGGAAGCGGTTCCTCTAGATCTGAAGGGGGAGCATCAAGATAAATCAGGGGAGTATCGGGAAGAGCCTGATCCGGATTTTGCAGTTGAGTAATGTGGCGATCGAGAACTTGATGAATTTGCCCAATACACCGAGTCAAATATTGCAGACTCTGATAATACCATTGGGGGTTAACGTTGGAGGGAGGGGCATTCATATCAATTAAAAATTAAAAAGTTAAAAAGTTAAAATAGGTCTGGGTTGGAGTTGAGTTAATTCTAGCCAGGCGAATATAGCTAGTCTAAATGAGTTGTACAACGGGAAATGCCCTCTCCCTTTCATGTCCGCTTTGCGGAAAATCCCTCTCCCACGGGAGAGGGACTTTTCCCCTTCTCCTGTGGGAGAAGGGGGCAGGGGGATGAGGGGCAGCCATTACACAACTCATTTAGGTTTGCTATACAGGATCGAGAGGACTACCCTCACCAATTTTACCCGTATTCATTGGATCGGCCATTTTTAGGATGAATTTAACTGGATAGGGTAGATCCTCAAATATAATAGAAGCAACTTCTTCAAACTGTGGGTTTTCGCTCATGTGTGCCTTCCAACGACCCAAAAAAACACCTAAATCTAGCTCCACAGCGCAGAAAACCTCAAGCACATTTCGCCCCAAGGTACTTCCCTCCGTACAGCGCCAAAGCCCCAAAACTAAAGCTCTATCGCCATTTCAACCCAGTTCCCACTACAACTATAGCTCTCTACATGAGATCTACGGTCATCCCCAACCCGCAGCCATACAACCGGGCCCCACAGAACCGGTTGGCAGCAACCAGGGATGGCAAGTTCTCCAGCGCTCTGCCCATTATCCGCCAACCGCAACAGCTCCCCAAGAAAGGGTACAAAGTAAGGTGAGTCAACAGAAAAGTGTCGCCGAGTTGCAGCGTTCATTACGTCCGAAGCGGTGGTCAGGGAAATCGGTGAAACCCAGGGGACAGAACAATGTAATGCAGTTGAAAGCAGCAGCGAAACTCCCCTTAGACTCGCTGCAACCGATGAGAGGTGGTGAGGTTTTGCAGCGAGTCAATGAGACTGGCCCGACCCAGGATAGTGAGACTCCCAGCAATAGCAATACTTCAGATCCAACCGATCAGGAAGAGCGAGTAGCTTCAAGTGCTGTAGCCGCAGATCTTGATGGATGGCTGGCACCACCGGAAATAAAGGGTCAGTTTCCAGAAAACCCACCCGAATATCGAGAGCAGGGTAATGCATTAGTGGACAGCTTGAAACATGCGATCGAGGGAGATACAGGTGAAGAATATTACAAAATAGAAATTCATGATAATTCAATTCGTATTGTCTGTCGGGATATGTTTTCTCAAGGGATTAAACAGACACTTAAAGCTTCTAGCATGATTGATCGTGTGAATATCGATGATGAGGGATATGTACCCACCCAAAGTGGACACTACATAGCAGATGAGGACTATGCAACTATTACCGCTTCGATAAATCTGAGTCAATTTCAGCTCGATCCGGTTTCCAGAGGACAAGTCAAGATCTCTGGTGATTTCAATGGTACTCCCAATCCTCCCTTAGCTGAAAAAATGCATGAGGAGTTACTCTATCATCTCAATGAGAGTTTGAGAAATGATCAATATCATAGTATAAGCGTCGAAATCCACAAAGGGACTAAAAATGTTCAACTTGTTTTTAAAGGAAAAGAACAGTTAGTTGCCACCGTAATCGATAAACTTAGAAACAAAGTTGTCAATAATCTTGATATTACTTATAAATCCATTTTCAAGCAAGGAAAGAAGTTTTTCAAAAGCAAAAAGAAGAAAAGTTTTTCCTTCTCCAGGTCTCGCAATCAATCGCAAGACGAACAGAGTGTTTACACTCTATCTCTGGCATTTCTACGGCCAACTGATTGGGCAGATATTGGCAGTCAAGTTAAAAATGCTGGTGTAACTTTAGGTCAAGCAGATGCAACAGATATTGCCCAAGAGGAAGCGTTTAATAATGACAATGCCTATACGATTTTAGACCGATTCAAAATGATTTTGCAAATCATGAAGGGAGAAGGAGAGAATACCCCAGAAACAGTTTCGGATCTGATTGGAAATTCGAGTAGTCTTTGGGCTTGGTCTGTTCCCGGATTGAATTTGCTGGTCATTCTAAATAAGTTTTTGAGTATTGGCACGTATAGTAAACGGCGTAAACAATTGAGAAAATCGTTAACTAAAACTAAGGATTGTGGACAGCGACGAAGAAAGGTGGCAAAGGAATTGGGACTACAGTAGGAGCAGGATGGAGTCGTCTTCGGGGTAAAGGAAAGGGGAATCCTACGGTAACGTTGAATAAGGGTGGGTTAGATAATGGATTAAGTGAGAAAGGTAAAAAACAAATGCAATGGGGAAAATGGCCGAGCAATGACGTTGATTTTCAAAAGATGTTGCAGAATGTTAATTTCGATCCCAGGTCTAAATTAGTGTTTATTAAGGCTTTGTCTAATGAGTTAAAATCTTCGTTATAAGTGGTGGTTGAGTTAAGTGATAGTTGTTGGCGATCGCCCCTTCATTTTCCAAACGCCTAACGAACTGTTGGAGATGCAGTTAAAAGGAGTTAATCTTCTGCAAGCTGATGGAGTTCCGATTGGGTGTGAGTTGCATATACAGATTAGCCCGGAACAGCACGATCGCATCGAAAAGGAAGCTCTCTTTAGTCTGCAACCGGAGTTTCGCACGATGTTCTCTAATGGAGAATTTCGTCCGGATCGTCCCATTTATACGGTGCTGCTCCTGACTCCAGAACATCTAGAAGCCTTAGAACCTTTTAGTGAAGCGGAAACGGTTGCAGAGTTTCTGTTGGCAGAACCTTTAACCTCACCCCTTCGCCATACAGACAACTGGATGCTCCTGTGGACATCTCAGCAGCATTCAGAAGGAGCAACGGGATATCGCACTCTGTGGAATTATTGGGATAGCCTGACTCTGGCAGAAAGTGAGACTCCCGAATCGGAATTGGTGGAAAGCCTGACTCGCTTCATGGCAGAATCTACGGTGACTCAAAATCTGGCAGAGGCTCTCAATTTACCCGAACGGGAAGCGATCGCCACCACCCAAAACCTCAGTTATGCTTTATTACAATCGATTCCAGGCTTATTGCGCCAAGATGAAGACAGTACACAACACCTGAGTGGGGCGATCGCCAGAGTCTTTGAAACCGCTCTTAATGAGCAACTCGACAACCTTTCAGACACTCTGACGGATGTCATTGAGGACTCAGAAGAGGTAGCCGAAGAACTCGATGAATGGCTGACGGTTTCTAGGGACACTCCCCTATTTGACTGTGTAATTGACTTTTTCGAGTCCGAAAACTGGCCCTATGAACGGGTTGAAGGGGAATTGATGGTGCGATCGCTCTTTGAAAGCGAGGCAGGGACTTGGTTGTGTTTAGCCGAAGTTAAAGAAGATACAAATCAGTTTATCTTTTATGCGATCGCCACAGTTTCCATACCTGAATCTGAGCGCCCCAATTTGGCTAAACTCTTCATGAATCTCAACTACTCCCAACTCACCCTAGGCAACTTCGAGCTAGACTTTGAAGATGGGGAATTTCGCTACCGCACCGGCCTAGATTGCACGGGAATTCAACCGGATATTGGCTTAATTCAAACTGCGATCGAGCGATCGCTTTCCACCCTAGAACACTTTTTCCCCATAATTCTACAAGCTATATAGCTAATCTAAATGAATTGTGCAACAGGAAATGCCCTCTCCCTCAATCCCTCTCCCACGGGAGAGGGACTGTTTCCCCCTTCTCCCTTCGACTTCGCTCCCTTCGACTTCGCTCAGGGCAAGCAGGACAGCGCCTGCGGGAGAAGGGGGTAGGGGGATGAGGGGCAGCCATTACATAACTCATGTTCAATTGATATAATCGTCATAAGCTTGTTTCTATGGGTTTCTCCACCATGCGCTCCTACATCCGTCGCAAAAAAACCGCCCAACAGAGTTCTGCTCCTCAGAAGTCCTCTAGTCGGTTCGCCCCTAAAGTGCTTCCTGCCGTACAGCGCAAGCAGAGCAAAGAGAAAACTCTGCCACCATTTAAGCCAGCCAACAACTATAACTATACCAGTCTCCATGAAATGTACGGCCATCCCGCCCCCGTGCAAGCCAAACTCACCATTGGCGAACCGGGAGATGTTCACGAACAACAAGCGGATGCAGTAGCGAGTCAGGTGGTTCAACAAATTCATCAACCCGAACCTGCTGCAAGTGCAGGGGTACAGACGAAAGAAGAAGATGGGAGCATGGGAATACCCGAACAATTGGGTATTCAGCGCACTGAGGAAGAGGATGTGGATATGAAACCCCTCGACTCAGCAGTGCAACGGGAGGAGGAAGAGGATGTGGATATGAAACCCCTCGACTCGGCAGTGCAACGGGAGGAGGAAGAGGATGTGGATATGAAGCCCCTCGACTCGGCAGTGCAACGGGAGGAGGAAGAGGATGTGGATATGAAGCCTAAACCGGGACTGCAACGAGATGGGTTAGGAGGAGGCAGCGCTACCCCAGAGTTTGAAGGAGAACTCAAACAAGCCAAAGGAGGGGGAAAACCCTTAGATCCTACCCTGCAAACGAAAATGGGAGAAGCCATGGGAGCCGATTTTAGTGGGGTAAAGGTGCATACCGATCCGAAATCTCACAGTTTGAGTCAATCGATACAAGCGAAAGCCTTTACTACGGGGCAAGATGTGTTTTTCAATGAAGGACAATATAAACCCTCAAGTCCGCAAGGTCAGGAGTTAATTGCCCATGAGCTAACCCATGTGGTGCAGCAGAAGGGAGCCAGCGTGCAGCGTAAAAAAAAACGTTAAAAGATTCTGTGAAAAGTGAGAATCAATCCATGATACAGCGCGTGTATCATGACGCAGATCTGAATAAACATTACAGCCATGCTCTCAAAGGGCAAGAGGTTAATGCTTCTAATGGTGTGATTACGGCTGTTTCTACAGCTTCAAAAATGGGGCATACCATGCTATTTACAGAGCGGTTGAAAGATGGTGTACCCGAAAGCCATAAAATTGAATTAACAGTGGCTGGAAAATCTGGCGGTTTGTCGGGTTCTACTGATACATC
Encoded here:
- a CDS encoding DUF4157 domain-containing protein, with the protein product MGFSTMRSYIRRKKTAQQSSAPQKSSSRFAPKVLPAVQRKQSKEKTLPPFKPANNYNYTSLHEMYGHPAPVQAKLTIGEPGDVHEQQADAVASQVVQQIHQPEPAASAGVQTKEEDGSMGIPEQLGIQRTEEEDVDMKPLDSAVQREEEEDVDMKPLDSAVQREEEEDVDMKPLDSAVQREEEEDVDMKPKPGLQRDGLGGGSATPEFEGELKQAKGGGKPLDPTLQTKMGEAMGADFSGVKVHTDPKSHSLSQSIQAKAFTTGQDVFFNEGQYKPSSPQGQELIAHELTHVVQQKGASVQRKKKR
- a CDS encoding YbjN domain-containing protein, translating into MIVVGDRPFIFQTPNELLEMQLKGVNLLQADGVPIGCELHIQISPEQHDRIEKEALFSLQPEFRTMFSNGEFRPDRPIYTVLLLTPEHLEALEPFSEAETVAEFLLAEPLTSPLRHTDNWMLLWTSQQHSEGATGYRTLWNYWDSLTLAESETPESELVESLTRFMAESTVTQNLAEALNLPEREAIATTQNLSYALLQSIPGLLRQDEDSTQHLSGAIARVFETALNEQLDNLSDTLTDVIEDSEEVAEELDEWLTVSRDTPLFDCVIDFFESENWPYERVEGELMVRSLFESEAGTWLCLAEVKEDTNQFIFYAIATVSIPESERPNLAKLFMNLNYSQLTLGNFELDFEDGEFRYRTGLDCTGIQPDIGLIQTAIERSLSTLEHFFPIILQAI
- a CDS encoding ATP-binding protein, producing the protein MNAPPSNVNPQWYYQSLQYLTRCIGQIHQVLDRHITQLQNPDQALPDTPLIYLDAPPSDLEEPLPAFEQLSQVFHLSPFERKVLLLCVARTLHPQVPALCGHAQGDANLTYPTFQLAIALFPDFHWEALHPQRPLRLWNLLNLAENEDLTHTKLEIDESILHYLLGQVYQDQDLAPLLEPLTPPTPSLSASHEKIVELGISALLTSHPVQLCGWNVEDKRAICQHIGEYFQMPVQVLSSRHLPSDPKELKHLVFRWRRVMLLSPTLLLLEYEPTQGTELVQQAILTDFIRDLKTPVMISTSIRFSSAHLPLLTFDVPKLSYYEQLNLWQTHLGEATEELNGHLEVITSQFNLPSTTIKAACSTLEIEPKEGDSIGDRLWQFCRLQARPRLEDLAVRIETKATWDDLILPRQHKQTLYQMVAHLRQRVRVYEDWGFAGNERRGLGISALFSGQSGTGKTLAAGIIARELKLDLYRIDLSSVVSKYIGETEKNLKQVFQAAETGGAILLFDEADALFGKRSEVQDSRDRYANMEVSYLLQSIEAYQGLCVLTTNLKGAIDQAFLRRIRFIVQFPFPDRDSREAIWKRIFPTKTPTEGLDSRKLSNLNVAGGNIRNIALNAAFLAADAGEPVSMKHLYEATKSEYIKLERLLTEKETKGWNN